One window from the genome of Candidatus Synechococcus calcipolaris G9 encodes:
- a CDS encoding TIGR04168 family protein: MHFSLAVIGDIHGCWSITDAKLLEGLGVDLALFVGDFGNEAVDIVAAIAQLSLPIAVAFGNHDAWYSASSWGRKKCPYDRQREDRVQQQLDLVGSAHVGYGWLGCEALGFAVVGGRPFSWGGPHWQHRQFLRQRFGVESFQQSSDRIVQSALDSSFDQLIFLSHNGPTGLGDRPDDPCGRDWMPLGGDFGDPDLAMAITALKAQGKTIPLVAFGHMHHRLRHRRDRQRTRLCCRDQTLYLNAALSPRIMPSPVGSWHGFTLVEFLDGAIACVDICWLNPLTNQEKKENLYSGMPETNTWEK, from the coding sequence ATGCATTTTTCCCTAGCTGTCATTGGCGATATTCATGGTTGTTGGTCTATAACAGATGCCAAGCTTTTAGAAGGGTTAGGGGTTGATTTAGCTCTGTTTGTGGGCGATTTTGGTAATGAAGCGGTGGATATTGTGGCGGCGATCGCCCAGCTATCCTTACCCATTGCCGTTGCCTTTGGTAATCATGATGCCTGGTATAGTGCCTCCTCCTGGGGACGAAAGAAATGTCCCTACGATCGCCAGAGAGAAGATCGGGTGCAGCAACAGCTTGATTTAGTGGGGTCGGCCCATGTGGGCTATGGCTGGTTAGGCTGTGAAGCCTTGGGTTTTGCTGTTGTCGGCGGGCGGCCCTTTAGTTGGGGTGGGCCCCATTGGCAACATCGCCAGTTTTTGCGGCAGCGATTTGGGGTAGAGAGTTTTCAGCAATCCAGCGATCGCATTGTTCAGTCTGCCTTAGATTCTTCCTTTGACCAGTTAATTTTTCTATCCCATAATGGCCCCACTGGTTTAGGCGATCGCCCGGATGATCCCTGTGGCCGCGATTGGATGCCCCTTGGGGGAGACTTTGGGGATCCTGACCTGGCCATGGCCATTACCGCATTAAAGGCCCAAGGGAAAACCATTCCTCTGGTAGCCTTTGGTCACATGCACCATCGCCTACGCCATCGCCGCGATCGCCAACGGACACGTCTGTGTTGCCGAGATCAAACCCTTTACCTAAATGCAGCCCTCAGCCCTCGAATAATGCCGTCTCCCGTGGGGTCCTGGCATGGATTTACGCTGGTTGAATTTCTGGATGGGGCGATCGCCTGTGTGGATATTTGTTGGCTCAATCCCCTAACGAATCAAGAAAAAAAGGAAAACCTATACTCAGGGATGCCAGAAACCAACACCTGGGAAAAGTAG
- a CDS encoding class I SAM-dependent methyltransferase yields MTPQFNLHIGGKQAHPDWKILDVLERPEVDYVGNAADLSQFADNSIDRIYSSHVLEHFFYGLNQELILVLKEWYRVLKPGGELMISVPDLRTLCWLYVNPNMLPLERHHLMRIIFGGQTNEYDVHKVGFDFETLGLYIQETGFSDYWAVSEFGIFNDCSSMRILDTLISLNVIAQK; encoded by the coding sequence ATGACACCTCAATTCAACCTCCATATCGGTGGGAAACAGGCCCATCCTGATTGGAAAATCCTAGATGTTTTAGAACGTCCTGAAGTGGATTATGTGGGAAATGCGGCGGATTTGTCCCAGTTTGCAGATAATAGCATTGATCGAATTTATTCTAGCCATGTTCTAGAACATTTTTTCTATGGACTCAATCAAGAATTAATTTTAGTGCTGAAGGAATGGTACCGAGTTCTAAAGCCAGGGGGAGAACTCATGATTAGCGTTCCTGATTTGAGGACGCTTTGCTGGCTATATGTGAATCCAAATATGCTTCCCCTAGAGCGACATCACTTGATGCGAATTATATTTGGCGGACAAACCAATGAGTATGATGTTCATAAAGTGGGTTTTGATTTTGAAACCCTAGGACTCTATATCCAGGAAACAGGTTTTTCCGATTATTGGGCTGTATCGGAGTTTGGCATTTTTAACGACTGTAGTAGTATGCGAATTTTGGATACATTAATTAGCTTGAATGTCATTGCTCAAAAGTAA
- the ald gene encoding alanine dehydrogenase produces MDIGLPKEIKDQEFRVGLTPGVVQTLTEKGHRVYVETDAGVGSGFPDHEYSQAGAILVPTAKDAWQQELIIKVKEPLPSEYEYLKQDQLLFTYLHLAASQDLTQALMESGVTAIAYETVEQLSQGQVSFPLLTPMSMIAGRLAVQFGARFLERSQGGRGVLLSGIPGVKPAQVVILGGGVVGTEAARIAVGMGAQVKILDINVDRLIYLETLFGSRIEYLYSTSHQIAQVIPGADLVIGAVLVPGQRPPCLVPADLVKQMHPGSVIVDVAVDQGGCIETLRPTSHSQPIYCEYGVIHYGVPNMPGAVPWTATQALTNSTLPYILRLANSGIQAFDRDPGLGRGLNVQGGRLMHPAVKQVFPELN; encoded by the coding sequence ATGGATATTGGTCTTCCTAAGGAAATTAAGGATCAAGAATTTCGCGTTGGCTTAACCCCTGGGGTGGTTCAGACCCTAACGGAGAAGGGCCATCGGGTTTATGTGGAAACGGATGCGGGGGTAGGGTCAGGGTTTCCAGATCATGAATATAGCCAGGCGGGTGCAATCCTTGTTCCCACAGCAAAAGATGCCTGGCAGCAGGAACTAATTATTAAAGTAAAGGAGCCCCTACCTTCTGAATACGAGTACTTAAAACAAGATCAGCTTTTATTTACCTATCTCCATTTGGCGGCCAGTCAAGATTTAACCCAAGCCCTTATGGAATCTGGTGTGACGGCGATCGCCTACGAAACTGTTGAACAATTGTCCCAGGGACAGGTTTCCTTTCCCCTTTTAACCCCCATGAGTATGATTGCGGGACGATTAGCGGTTCAGTTTGGGGCCCGTTTTTTAGAGCGAAGCCAGGGGGGGCGGGGGGTCTTACTCAGTGGTATTCCGGGGGTCAAACCGGCCCAAGTGGTTATTTTAGGGGGTGGGGTTGTGGGTACGGAAGCAGCCCGAATTGCCGTGGGTATGGGGGCCCAGGTCAAAATTTTAGATATTAATGTGGATCGATTAATCTACCTAGAAACCCTCTTTGGTTCGCGAATCGAGTATCTTTACAGCACCTCCCATCAAATTGCCCAGGTTATCCCTGGTGCTGATCTCGTGATTGGAGCCGTTTTAGTACCAGGGCAACGCCCCCCCTGTCTCGTACCGGCAGACTTGGTAAAACAAATGCACCCTGGCTCGGTGATTGTGGATGTTGCCGTGGATCAAGGGGGGTGCATTGAAACCCTGCGACCTACGAGTCATTCCCAACCCATCTACTGTGAGTATGGTGTAATTCACTATGGGGTACCAAATATGCCTGGAGCCGTTCCCTGGACGGCCACCCAAGCCCTGACGAACAGTACATTGCCCTATATTCTCCGCTTAGCAAATTCAGGAATCCAAGCCTTTGATCGGGATCCAGGGTTGGGACGGGGGCTGAATGTTCAGGGGGGGCGGTTGATGCATCCGGCGGTCAAACAGGTGTTTCCAGAGTTAAATTAG
- a CDS encoding AAA family ATPase: MLEKVELYNFKSHRSTELNLDDSRLHALVGQNSSGKTSVLQALHYLSRLANYDNSSFAHIFQFERAPEFITTIGENYLSVKVNGFWGYKRPKRWQAAYSWKQNVNPPWFPIASWQIYDDPEKNIPGGWKSSLKDAPEPIPQALRFCVHLKLDAANLAKAAYSEAITPRVEFDGSGLAPTLDYLRDEAPDNFQSLQEMLKRIVPGVQKVGVRRAKVMINRQRLIEVDGKSISYEESQEIAGQEIVLDMNTGERIPAHAISEGTMLTLGLLTVLMNPKQPNLVLLDDVEQGLHPKAQRELMTVFKEIIQSNKNLQIIFSTHSPYIVDDLTPSQVHVLSNANSGFTRSKRLDEHPDVEWAKQTLTTGEFWDAEGEDWVVAGEINA; the protein is encoded by the coding sequence ATGCTTGAAAAGGTCGAACTTTATAACTTTAAAAGTCATAGATCCACAGAACTCAACCTAGATGATTCCCGCCTACATGCACTGGTAGGACAAAATAGTTCTGGAAAAACATCTGTTTTGCAAGCGTTGCATTATCTTAGTCGGCTTGCCAACTATGACAATTCATCATTTGCACATATCTTTCAGTTTGAACGCGCGCCTGAATTTATAACAACAATCGGGGAAAATTACTTGTCTGTTAAAGTTAACGGATTTTGGGGGTACAAAAGACCAAAACGTTGGCAGGCTGCTTACAGTTGGAAACAGAATGTAAATCCACCTTGGTTTCCAATCGCGTCATGGCAGATTTATGATGATCCAGAGAAAAATATTCCAGGTGGTTGGAAAAGTTCGTTAAAAGATGCACCCGAACCAATCCCTCAAGCATTGAGATTTTGTGTTCACCTCAAGTTAGATGCTGCTAATCTCGCAAAAGCTGCTTATAGTGAGGCGATTACTCCACGAGTTGAATTTGATGGTTCAGGGTTAGCACCTACATTAGATTATCTTCGTGATGAAGCCCCAGATAATTTCCAATCCTTACAGGAAATGCTGAAGCGAATTGTTCCAGGGGTTCAAAAAGTAGGCGTAAGACGTGCCAAAGTTATGATCAATCGGCAGCGCTTAATTGAGGTTGATGGGAAATCTATTTCCTACGAAGAAAGCCAAGAAATTGCTGGACAAGAGATTGTGTTAGATATGAATACGGGTGAGCGTATTCCTGCTCATGCTATTAGTGAAGGGACAATGTTAACTCTGGGGCTGCTGACTGTGCTGATGAATCCTAAGCAACCAAATTTAGTATTGTTAGATGATGTAGAGCAAGGACTTCATCCAAAAGCACAACGAGAATTAATGACTGTTTTTAAGGAAATCATTCAATCTAATAAAAATCTGCAAATTATCTTCTCTACTCACTCTCCTTACATTGTAGACGATCTTACTCCATCCCAAGTTCATGTATTGAGTAATGCGAACTCAGGGTTTACTCGTTCTAAGCGATTAGACGAACATCCTGATGTGGAATGGGCAAAACAAACTTTGACCACTGGTGAATTTTGGGATGCGGAGGGAGAAGATTGGGTGGTTGCTGGAGAAATAAATGCTTGA
- a CDS encoding branched-chain amino acid ABC transporter permease produces MDAQLAQLVVNGVAVGSIIALSAIGLTLTFGILRLSNFAHGDFMAIGAYLTLFTNALGVNIWLAMVVGAVGTAGLMLVGEKLIWSVMRDRRANSTTLIIISIGLSFILRNGIILLWGSENQTYRLPVMPAITFLGLRIAYSNLVVVILAFVAMIAIHLIFQRTKIGKAMRAVADDLDLARVSGIDVEWVVLCTWILAGVLTGVSGGLYGLVTAVRPTMGWFLILPLFAAIILGGIGNPYGAIAGAMVIGITQEVSTLIIPNEYKLAVAFIVMMVVLLIRPQGLFRSTLS; encoded by the coding sequence ATGGATGCACAACTTGCCCAACTGGTGGTGAACGGGGTGGCGGTGGGTAGTATTATTGCCCTTTCGGCCATTGGCCTAACCCTCACCTTTGGAATTCTGCGGCTCTCTAACTTTGCCCACGGCGATTTTATGGCCATTGGGGCCTATTTGACCCTTTTTACCAATGCCCTAGGGGTGAATATTTGGCTGGCCATGGTGGTGGGAGCAGTGGGCACGGCGGGGTTGATGTTAGTGGGGGAAAAACTGATCTGGTCGGTAATGCGCGATCGCCGAGCGAATTCCACCACGTTGATTATTATTTCCATTGGTCTTTCATTCATTTTACGAAATGGCATTATTCTGCTCTGGGGGAGTGAAAACCAAACCTATCGATTGCCAGTGATGCCCGCCATTACGTTTTTGGGACTGAGAATTGCCTACTCTAACTTAGTTGTGGTGATTCTCGCCTTCGTAGCCATGATTGCCATTCATTTAATTTTTCAGCGAACAAAAATTGGCAAGGCAATGCGAGCCGTGGCCGATGATCTTGATTTAGCCAGGGTTTCCGGCATTGATGTGGAGTGGGTTGTCCTCTGTACCTGGATTTTGGCAGGGGTGTTAACGGGAGTCAGTGGGGGACTCTATGGCCTGGTTACGGCGGTGCGGCCCACCATGGGCTGGTTTTTGATTTTGCCCCTTTTTGCCGCAATTATTTTGGGGGGCATTGGCAACCCCTACGGAGCGATAGCCGGAGCCATGGTGATTGGTATTACCCAGGAGGTGAGTACCCTGATTATTCCCAATGAATATAAATTAGCCGTTGCATTTATCGTCATGATGGTGGTGTTGCTCATTCGTCCCCAGGGGTTATTTCGGAGTACCCTGTCTTGA
- a CDS encoding glycosyl transferase yields MARPVLYVAITNHGFGHVTRTAALINAIQSQIPDLLPLVVTAAPHWLLRSHLQGEFIHRPRSLDIGVVQRDSLQMDIAATHGKLAQIEALAPQIIAAEVDFITQNKASLVLADIPPLATAIAEQAAIPCWMASNFGWDFIYAPWGNDFRERVAWIEDLYRRCDRLFRLPFAEPMEEFPVIEDIGLTGTNPRFEPAELREELQITTDPEKTILLTFGGLSLQHVPYQNLDQFPDWQFITCDPGAPEGLANLRKLCGQDYRPVDLMGICGRVLCKPGYGTFSEACRVGLPITTITRDDFAEGKLLIQGIQDYAYHQVLSPDEFFDTSWDFLHGEPQAPRQQTPLKQDGNRAIATAVRDFFHGNFMLAAS; encoded by the coding sequence GTGGCCCGTCCTGTTCTCTATGTTGCAATTACCAATCATGGTTTTGGCCATGTGACCCGCACGGCGGCACTGATTAATGCGATTCAAAGCCAAATCCCCGATCTTTTACCCTTAGTGGTAACCGCAGCCCCCCACTGGCTACTACGTTCCCATTTGCAGGGTGAGTTTATTCATCGTCCCCGCAGTTTGGATATTGGCGTGGTCCAACGGGATAGTCTACAGATGGATATAGCCGCCACCCATGGGAAATTAGCCCAGATCGAAGCTCTAGCTCCCCAAATCATTGCGGCGGAAGTAGATTTTATTACTCAAAATAAAGCGTCCCTGGTCTTGGCGGATATTCCCCCCTTGGCCACTGCCATTGCCGAACAAGCAGCCATTCCCTGCTGGATGGCCAGTAACTTTGGCTGGGACTTCATCTATGCCCCCTGGGGAAATGATTTTCGGGAGCGGGTGGCCTGGATTGAGGATCTCTACCGTCGCTGCGATCGCCTGTTTCGCCTACCCTTTGCGGAACCCATGGAGGAATTTCCGGTCATTGAAGATATTGGTTTAACAGGTACGAATCCCCGCTTTGAACCAGCGGAGCTACGGGAAGAACTTCAGATCACAACAGATCCCGAGAAAACCATTTTGCTCACCTTCGGCGGTTTGAGCTTACAGCACGTCCCCTACCAAAACCTAGATCAGTTTCCCGACTGGCAATTTATTACCTGTGATCCTGGGGCACCGGAGGGATTGGCCAATTTACGGAAACTTTGTGGCCAGGACTATCGCCCCGTGGACTTGATGGGAATCTGTGGTCGGGTACTATGCAAACCAGGTTACGGCACCTTTTCCGAAGCCTGTCGGGTTGGTCTTCCGATTACAACCATTACCCGCGATGATTTTGCCGAAGGGAAGCTCCTGATCCAAGGCATTCAGGATTATGCCTACCACCAAGTTTTATCCCCTGACGAATTCTTTGATACCTCTTGGGACTTTTTACATGGGGAACCCCAGGCTCCTCGACAACAAACCCCTCTAAAACAGGATGGAAATCGGGCGATCGCCACCGCCGTGCGTGATTTTTTTCATGGGAATTTTATGCTGGCCGCCTCTTGA